The region GACTAAAcgcacaaattaccctaaaccatagggatcattcgtgtaatttactcaatatTACAACTACAAACACTAATCTCTCCACTTTTGGTGAATAAGAttaattttcttttttgaaaatatCCAACAAATCAAAACTAGATTATATCATTTTTAGCATCATTAAAGTGTTTGTTATATTGATCTTATTCAAATTTGGACAAAATGGAGAATTTGGTTGGATTTTCATCAGCTGATAAATCAATATAAAACTATCATTTGCATAACTTTCAGGGGTATAAAAGGAAACCAACTTTTCTCATTTTTTTGTTGAAGGTTATCAACTTTTTTTTCCTATAAAAAACGACTGAATTTCAAGATTTTCTTTTTAAGGTAACAAATTTCCATTTTTTTCTCACTTAAGGTTCATGGTTGTTGTGGGAGATTTTATTTTCCATGTCAGCATTAAAATTATGAGTCATCTGCTACATAAATTATCTATTGAATAAATTAAAATCTAAAAAACTAAAAGTTTGTTACTTTTCATATTTACTTTTTGAGTTGGTTGATAAAACTTGGTTTCCTTTTATGCAATTAACCCTATTTTTCTACATCCATCATACGTATTTTCCAATAATTATGAATAAATATTGAAGCAGGTTGAAAAAAATGTATAAATAGGTAAACTTAATATATAACTATATTACAGAATCTTACTATTTTCAAAAGAAAGGTCAAATATGAAGTCACCTTTGTACTTTATTGTCCTCACAGTATTTTGCAGCTTCATTTTGTTTCATATCAGCTAAATTTCTTTCTAAGGCACAGCTAAAAGGAATAATAGGCTCACCTCCATGCCCCTGTACCCTACAAAAGGTTTTATTCTAAAATGTATTTGGTTTATTCTAAAAAATATGAAAGGTATGGCAAATGACCCATCTACCCTTTGGGGTTCATATGCCATAATAGAAGTAGATATGCACCAAATATCAAATACTATGTTATAGATTAGTGAGAGGTTACATACCATGAATGAATCTTGGGaagaaatttgttctttttcctcTGATAATCTTTCTCATTCATGTTGACCTAATTAAGAGCCAACAAACAAAGCTTTTCTAGTTACCAAAGGAAATTCACCAAGATGAAGAAgtgtaaaatgaccaaaatacccttggactACTTGTCAAAGTACATGTAAACAGTAGTTGGTGTACAAAAGTGTAAATACAATGCTTTATTCGTTTCTTCAACAAGAAAATCTATTCATGTTAATAGATATTCTGGTTATCTTACCATGATGAGTTTTTAGTAAACATACTTGTGCGTTGATGGACAAGTgtcaaatgaccaaaatacccatgGACTATTGGTCAGCGTACATGTAAACAGTAGTTGGCGTACAAAAGTGTAGATACAAtgcattattcatttattctatAAGAAAACTTATATATGATAAATGACAATAGATATTCCTGTATTATCATACCAAATAAACAACAGGTTTTGCTGTAAGCAATTGAAAGGTATTCAAGATTTCAATATCAGCAGCTTTCCAGTCCCCTAATCGGACATCTTTATCCTCCATGAGCAAAGTTTTGACCTACAGAAGTAGATATAATCACTGTCatatatttaatcaaaaattattcTTGGATTTAGCAAATGATCAGTGAAATAATCATTGATTACAAGTATTTATTAAGAAAATGACAATACCTTGAGGCATAATTCATGTTCCACTTTCACCTGTTTATCATTACTCCTCTTCAAGATCTTTTCAAGATCCTCAATCCTTCTTTCCATGAATTCAATATCCTTTAAACATACAAAAGATGGAAAAATTTATCATCCAAATCATTCATCAATAACTCAATGTAATCTTCAGAAGATCTAAAACAGACCTTCAACCGTAATTCTGCAGTTATAACTTCTAAGTCTCTTATAGGATCCACAGAGTCATCTACATGTATGATATCAGGGTCTTCAAATGCACCTGTTACATGACAATATGTAAAATTACATGTCTTCTTGTGTGTTTAACATACATTGAAGAAAAAACTCAGATAACCTATAAAAGTTGACAAAATTTAACTCAAAAGATGACTATATCTTACGTAAAACATGGAATATGCCATCAACTGCACGAATGTGAGATAAAAAATTGTTTCCAAGCCCTTGTCCTTCATGAGCACCTTTAACTAGCCCAGCTATATCATGTATCTCTAAGAACGCTGACACCTGCACAACCAATTAAGAGTAATGCGCATGATAGCAGCTTAATGATGATCAAGATAAGTTAACAATGAATTATTGTAGAAGTTAAATCATAGCGACAAAATTGGCAACTTTGAGTGATTAAGGTCAAAACATTTTGATACAATCAACAGATAACATAAATCTTTAAGCAAAGTATATGATACTGAACACAGGACATAGGACATACCTCACTTTTTGGCTTGAAGTGCTGACACAGCCACTCAAATCGCTCATCTGGAATATGAACACGTGCCTCGTTAGGTTCAATTGTACAGAATGGGAAGTTCTCTGCTGGAATAGACAGCTTTGTGAGTGTGTTGAAAAGTGTAGATTTTCCTACATTCGGTAATCCAACCTGAAAACAATATGAAAATAACGAAGATATGAATGAATTCTCCATTACAGGACAATTAGGTACCAAAAAACGATCAAATACATAAATAATTTCAAACGAAAATGTTAGAAACAATCATACGGAAAAACTTCGATTCTATGACTTCCTACGTTACACTCCTATAACCTTCATTCTCAAACTAAGTAAAAATACCTCAACTGTAATAAATTAAATTCTCGATCAACATAAATATGATATATAAATGACATTATGATCATACACAGATAAAATGTTATAAGGAGCTCACAATTCCGATTTTAAGATGAGAAGAGAAACGTCCGAGGATTGGCCTCTCAACCGGTGCCTCCTTTGATTTAGCTGCTTTTGGAGGCATCTCTCCTTACACGAACAGAGAGGAGAAAATCGAGAACAGAGGATTTGTTAATGATTTAGTTAGGGTTTATAGAAAATGATCGTAAGAGATGAAAAAGTGAAAAAGCTCCCGATTATGGCAGAAAATTCTCGACTCGACTACACTGTGTATGAGTGTAGCGTTAAACTGATTATACTTGGCAGTTGGGATTACCATGCGACCCGGCTTAAGTTGTTCACATTTAAAGTCCGGTTTAAATTGCATCTGGATCGGAGACTCCGGGCTGCATCTTTGGGCCACGAGGCCCAAatcatgaatataacacataGATTAAGTTACACATTTAGTCCCTGGataagttttttctttttttctttttttttttattttttttttattttttttattttttatttttttttaattttttatattttcgaTAAATTAGCCGTTTACTGATATTGTTGTTCTCACAATCTCATCCATGGCCCAAGCTATACGTGACACTTGTTTAAAAAATATTAGAAAGTTTCAAAATATATAAGTACACATACTTTAAACAAAACTTATAAGCAACATTTAAAAATTTAACAAATATAATAAGCAATCACGATAACATACTGTTAATCAGaatctttactagaaaaatatGCAGGTACAACATCACCATCGTTGTATTTTTAGGCTTTTAATGGTTATAAAGAAGTGATTTAAACtaaaaattaatgatttaatgtgTTTTTATACTTCTGTtaattatagcaacatacttttgtttgttttctattataACATCGTACttttaatagcaatgtacttttattattttgttttctaataattataaaaaagaaatgaaaatataCTTGCTTTAATAAACAAActaataaaagtatattgctattaatCACCTTTGCACTTAGGCTTTCtttaatagcaacgtacttttgtTAGTTTGTTTATTAAAGAATTCTATTTTCACCTATTTTTGTTATTGGATTTTTTATAATAACATTGCACTTTAAATAAGTAAGTTATAAAATTATACATaataataacattgtactttaattttttcattataaatgtaaaaaaagaaatgaaaatagaATGTTGTAATTGTAATGCCCGAGTCACCAGGTATAAAGTTTAtccattatttaattaaaattaatgaaGGAACCATGAGTACGCTGGGGGTATACTAGGTATGCACGTCGTACTCCTTGCATACGCACATCGGGGAGATCCctacgtatgctgggcgtacctatGTGTATGCAGGGTGTACTCAAGCCAAGGGAAAACccttatttttagggtttgcaccctaattAAACTCATTAAGTGCCTCAAGATCATCACCTTATCAGGCTCCATTACCTCTTAAGTCATATCTTGAAACCCTAATACATATTCCTTAAAATTTAAGTGTTTATGTGTGTTTTTAGTATGTGTAGTGCttagagaagaagaaaaagagtgtGAAGATGCATTGGATCAggaagagcttgtagatctagaggtTTCTCATAATTTCTAGCttgttgaaggtaaaaagctcctaACTTGATGAATCTTTTGGTTAGATCTAGTTATGGCTTGTTTTTATGCTTTTTATGGTCCTTTAAGCCATgcttgtgagtatgagctactctagaAGCTAGAGATGGTAGATCTTAGCATTTTGAGGCCTCttattcataaaaatgcaatcttgataaGTTATTTTGGCCTATGTATGGATTTAAGTTACTTTGATGGTTCTTTTTGAGTTTTGGGTCTCATTAAGGCATGATAATGTGTAAAGTTGCCACCTTTACATGTTAAGAAACCATTTAGGATCGTATCAGAGAGTTTAGCTtagtggcttaaccgattaagtgcttaatgggatgGTTTAGTCGTCTGTGGAGTACATAGGGCGTACCCAGCTCGTACTAGCCCCAAAGAGAGTACACTGAGCATAAGTATGAGTATGCCAAGTGTACTCAACAGTTTGACTTTTATTGGCTTTCGCATATTTGGGCTATTTTTTAGACTCTTAGGTTTTGGGCGTTTTTAGACCAATAGTCGTTTGATATTAGGACATTATAcatatttgggccttattggatCATGCCCATGATggattttgggcccaattaggaagttggaCCTTATTGAGCATTTTGGGGCTATTGGATTGggttttagattttgggccaagtgaggaaagggtaaaatggactcTTACCCTGACGGTTGGACATCTGAGTAGGATTTTCAATTATGGGTTGTGGACCAATTATTAAGTGGGTATTAATTAATGTGTTAGAGCGGGAATTTTTCTGGATCAATAGTCTGAGATTTTATTAGAGAGATTCAAcagattgaggtgagtttcctcactgtgtttagcggttcgaaggcaccaatttcagcccatggtttattatgattaggatgctagttgtctgcctgactcttgcatgtattgtaacgaccaattttttttttttgaaaggaaaattttcatttttaatttaataaaaaacgtTTACATAAACCATGAAATCTCAAAACTAATGTTTTCAATCCACAACCTTTACAACTTTATTTAAAACAttagagtgtcccataaaacaTTGATGAGAGAGTGCACGCCGCGCCGTCAatccttgcccttgcccttgggcttaaatgtacctgaaacaaatccgcAAACTGTAGgctgatgcttagtgagttttcctagATCATACCCATACACaaaccacatataacatatcgtACTAGTTATAACAACTACATATATTATATAAGCCATGTAAACAACGAATAGGGATGCCATGGGCTCGTCCCCAGGGTCTTACTCtgggatgccatgggctccccacatggtcttacacctaagtgccatgggaTATCCCATTGTCTttgataggaaagccatgggctctccacatggtcttacatccaagtggcATGGGCTCTCCCGTGGTCTTCCATACGAACATACCACATATACCACTAACATACATCTAGTCATACCAACTAACATGTCACGTAACACAATTTTAGCTAGGATATTACAAAACATAAAATGGGCTAGCCTTGGAGCCTTAGACTCACCTCTGAAATGCTGAAATAGTAAGCTAAATTCAGATATGTCACACACTGCCTCTTCTCAACTGCCTGTAATCCTCAAGTGATTAACTTAAAACCATCCCATAAATTCCCTCCGCGTCAAACCTGGACAAGGTCAAGATCAattgtcaaggtcaacaatctatgttgacctcaactcgtcgagtacaaccagCCACTCACCGTGTTCCTTGCATAACTCATCAACCCACCGAGTCACTTGAGTGAATCATCGAGTTCCAtaatgtttgcggccgtaaactcacaaccGCAAACTCCTGACTGCAAACCCATCCAGTTAAATCCctttggtcgtaaactccttggccgactcgtcgaggtGATtaaagaactcgacaagttccttTAGTCCTTATCGTTCTCGGCCTTTTCCAGTGGGATCTAgagtcccaaacttcagatctagccttcCCTAGTGTAgatgtcacgtaaagttgcaaactttacgtgcgtgCAAGGCCTCACATGGCCATAACACCCAAACTAGTCTTCACACAAGATTTTACTGCATGGGAAGGGATTGAACTGCCTAAAGGAGACAACTTTATGCCATTGGGGTCCTAAAGAggtccagatctggaaccatattcTTGTGATAAGTCCAGATCCGAGTATGACTCCATTTTGCACCAGAAATGGACATCTACTTCCAAGAAGAGGGATTTAAGTAACTAAAGCTCAAGGTAACGAATTTATACCTCAAGATGGTGGCCAATACAATGTAGATGTCAGATCTATTGCTtttctccttgctccttcttcttcaagctctaAAAATCCTTCACAACCCACCAAAATCACTCACACCACTGTTACTCTCACTCAAGAGTGCTCACGGCTACAAACTGCTTTCTGTAGGGAGATAAGGTGCTAGGGGAGGCCACAAGGGCAGCTAATGACCTTTATGTAGGGGGAATccctggaattagggtttcttctctatagctccaactcgtcgagtcgggcctTACGAATCACCGATTTGGTCCTGATATGCGTCCATGGATAAATTTCCCTTCTCGACGAGTCATActttcaacttgccgagttcatgcaCCAAAAAACCTAAAATTAACAAAATCAAATAATACCTGGAATAGGTGTTACAAGTCTCCCGTACATGAACTATACTTTGTCCTCGAAGTATGCTGACCCAAAAAAATCCGGGTAGAGCTCTCGCATCTCCTCTTCCGgatcccaagtccattcggaaccccttcggtgctgccattaCACCTTTACCAATCTTATTTCCTTATTCCAAAGAACCTTGGTTTTCCTATCAAGAATCAAAACCGGCTTCTCAATATGGTTCAGAATCTCATCTACCTGAATGTCGTCCAACGAAACGACTGCAGACTTGTCCGTAACACACTTCCAAGGCTGAGACACGTGCAAGGTGTTATGAATTTGGCTAAGCTCCTTTGGAAGATCCAagcgatatgccaccttgcccacccgggcagtGATCTTGAACGGGCCTATATACCGAGGCCCTTACTTGCCCCTTTTTCGAAACCTGATAATCCCTTTCCAGGGCGACACCTTCAGTAACTAAAAGTCCCCCACTTGGAACTCAAGATCTGATCGCCGTCGATCAGCGTAGCTTTCCTGTTGGCTCTGGATGACCCGTAGATGGTTGTGCACATGGTGAATTAACTCcatagtcttgagcactacctcggtgctccccatgacccggtgCCCAACTTTGTCTCAACAAACCGaagtcctgcacctccgaccatataacatctcaaatggggCTCAGTCGATATTGACATAATAACTGTAATTGTACGACACTCTGCCAATGGGAGGTACGTGTCCTAACTCCCTCCAAAGTCCAATATGCATGCTCAAAGCATGCACTCtagttctccttcttcacccccttaacctgagcctccttgatcatatccaacaatggGGAGATCACGATCATCCTCAGACAAACATTCCCAATCGGGGAACcttccgccttgcggctcaaggcatcgtccaccacgttggccttcccgggatggtataagatctcacaatcatagtccttcagtACAACTAGCCAACTCGGCGGTCACATGTTAAGGTTCTGCTGATCCGTCGAATACT is a window of Lactuca sativa cultivar Salinas chromosome 1, Lsat_Salinas_v11, whole genome shotgun sequence DNA encoding:
- the LOC111893533 gene encoding obg-like ATPase 1, coding for MPPKAAKSKEAPVERPILGRFSSHLKIGIVGLPNVGKSTLFNTLTKLSIPAENFPFCTIEPNEARVHIPDERFEWLCQHFKPKSEVSAFLEIHDIAGLVKGAHEGQGLGNNFLSHIRAVDGIFHVLRAFEDPDIIHVDDSVDPIRDLEVITAELRLKDIEFMERRIEDLEKILKRSNDKQVKVEHELCLKVKTLLMEDKDVRLGDWKAADIEILNTFQLLTAKPVVYLVNMNEKDYQRKKNKFLPKIHSWVQGHGGEPIIPFSCALERNLADMKQNEAAKYCEDNKVQSALPKIIKTGFSAINLIYFFTAGIDEVKCWQIRRQTKAPQAAGAIHTDFERGFICAEVMKFDDLKALGSEAAVKAAGKYKQEGKTYVVQDGDIIFFKFNVSNGGKK